In Methanobrevibacter ruminantium, the following proteins share a genomic window:
- a CDS encoding TIGR02253 family HAD-type hydrolase — translation MTKAVFFDIDDTLVDTSSFADLARHAAIESMCNNGLPLEQDEAYDLLKDIIKEKGSNYSRHFNILTEEVLGKEDPLLVAIGMTTYHNVKFALLRPFPRTSAILIYLKSKGYKLGAITNGITIKQWEKLVRLNLYHFFDIVITSEEVGVEKPDPEIYIEACRRMACDVKKSVMIGNKLDVDCMGAVNAGMSAILVNSTLDEEEKERVNEEDIDIIVLDSISDVDTVL, via the coding sequence ATTGATGATACCCTTGTAGACACTTCAAGCTTTGCTGATTTAGCAAGACATGCAGCTATTGAAAGTATGTGCAACAATGGTTTGCCTTTAGAGCAAGATGAAGCATATGACTTATTAAAGGATATTATTAAAGAGAAAGGTTCAAACTATTCTAGACACTTCAATATATTAACAGAAGAAGTTTTAGGAAAGGAAGATCCTCTCTTAGTAGCTATTGGAATGACAACATATCACAATGTCAAATTTGCTCTTTTAAGACCATTCCCTAGAACAAGTGCAATATTGATTTACCTTAAAAGTAAAGGGTATAAATTAGGTGCAATTACTAATGGAATCACCATTAAGCAATGGGAAAAATTGGTCAGATTGAATTTGTACCACTTTTTTGACATTGTAATCACTTCAGAAGAAGTGGGAGTTGAAAAGCCAGATCCTGAAATATATATTGAAGCATGCAGAAGAATGGCATGTGACGTTAAAAAAAGCGTTATGATTGGAAATAAATTGGATGTTGACTGTATGGGAGCAGTTAATGCAGGGATGAGCGCTATTCTTGTAAATTCCACTTTAGATGAAGAAGAAAAAGAGAGAGTGAATGAAGAAGACATTGACATCATTGTTTTGGACAGTATTTCTGATGTGGATACTGTTTTATAA